A window of Sutcliffiella cohnii contains these coding sequences:
- the ilvB gene encoding acetolactate synthase large subunit, giving the protein MHTKVEAEPLKEEMSGAEIFIQALKNEKVELLFGYPGGAVLPIYDALYKMPIKHVLARHEQGAIHAAEGYARVSGKPGVVIATSGPGATNLVTGITDAMMDSLPLVIFTGQVARGVIGTDAFQEADVVGITMPITKHNFQVRQISDLPRIVKEAFYIATTGRPGPVLVDIPKDISAEVMSPNFELEVDLPGYQPTLSPNVLQIKRLLEAVKNAKRPVVLAGAGVLHAKASEQLLAFVEQNNLPVVNTLLGLGTFPAEHPLNLGMGGMHGTYAANMAMYECDLLISIGARFDDRLTGNLKHFAPKATVAHIDVDPAEIGKNVTTQIPIVADAKEALTKLNEECDAKPNISEWLAHLTTYKEQYPLWYNNCEKEISPQHLIELVHECTAGNAIVTTDVGQHQMWAAQYYRFNAPNRWVTSGGLGTMGFGFPAAIGAQLADREANVVALVGDGGFQMTLQEMSLLTELDLPVKIVIVNNNALGMVRQWQETFYEQRYSQSIMQHQPDFVKLAESYGIRGIQVTSEEQAKEVLQETLNKREPILIDCRVSRMENVYPMIAPGKGLHEMIGVKR; this is encoded by the coding sequence ATGCATACAAAGGTAGAGGCTGAACCATTAAAGGAAGAGATGAGTGGGGCAGAGATTTTTATTCAAGCGTTAAAAAACGAAAAGGTCGAACTACTCTTCGGATATCCTGGAGGTGCTGTTCTACCCATCTATGATGCTCTTTATAAAATGCCAATCAAGCATGTTTTAGCTAGGCATGAACAAGGAGCAATCCATGCAGCTGAAGGTTATGCGAGAGTTTCAGGAAAGCCAGGTGTTGTCATTGCGACATCAGGACCTGGTGCAACAAATTTAGTAACAGGAATTACAGATGCAATGATGGATTCACTGCCGTTAGTTATTTTTACAGGTCAAGTTGCTAGAGGTGTAATCGGAACAGATGCATTTCAAGAGGCCGATGTTGTTGGTATTACAATGCCAATTACGAAGCATAACTTCCAAGTGCGCCAGATTAGCGACTTACCTAGAATTGTGAAAGAAGCATTTTATATCGCAACAACTGGGAGACCAGGACCTGTTTTAGTAGATATTCCAAAAGATATAAGTGCAGAAGTAATGAGTCCAAACTTTGAACTTGAAGTAGATTTACCTGGGTATCAGCCAACGTTATCGCCGAATGTTTTACAAATAAAGAGACTATTAGAGGCTGTGAAAAATGCGAAAAGACCGGTAGTTTTAGCAGGTGCAGGTGTGTTACATGCTAAAGCGTCCGAGCAATTATTAGCCTTTGTAGAACAAAATAACCTTCCAGTTGTTAATACACTTTTAGGTCTTGGAACTTTTCCAGCAGAACATCCTTTAAATTTAGGAATGGGTGGAATGCATGGAACTTATGCTGCCAATATGGCAATGTACGAATGCGATCTTTTAATTAGCATCGGTGCTCGCTTTGATGACAGACTAACAGGTAATTTAAAACATTTTGCCCCAAAAGCGACGGTTGCCCATATTGACGTTGATCCTGCCGAAATCGGAAAAAACGTTACAACTCAAATACCAATCGTTGCAGATGCAAAAGAAGCATTAACAAAACTAAATGAAGAGTGTGATGCTAAGCCGAATATTTCTGAATGGCTAGCTCATTTAACAACATATAAAGAACAATATCCACTCTGGTACAACAACTGTGAAAAAGAAATCTCGCCTCAACATTTAATTGAATTAGTTCATGAATGTACGGCAGGAAATGCGATTGTAACAACGGATGTTGGCCAGCACCAAATGTGGGCAGCTCAATATTATCGTTTTAATGCCCCTAACCGTTGGGTAACATCCGGTGGTTTAGGTACGATGGGCTTCGGCTTTCCAGCAGCGATTGGAGCTCAACTAGCTGACCGAGAAGCAAACGTCGTTGCCCTAGTTGGAGATGGAGGCTTTCAAATGACATTACAAGAAATGTCACTTTTAACAGAGCTAGATCTGCCAGTGAAGATCGTAATTGTTAATAATAACGCATTAGGAATGGTAAGACAGTGGCAAGAAACATTTTATGAACAGCGTTATTCACAGTCGATTATGCAACATCAACCAGATTTCGTAAAACTCGCGGAATCATATGGCATTCGAGGAATTCAAGTAACGAGTGAAGAACAAGCAAAAGAAGTATTGCAAGAAACGTTAAATAAGCGCGAACCAATTTTAATAGATTGTCGTGTTAGTAGAATGGAAAATGTATATCCGATGATCGCACCTGGTAAAGGATTGCATGAAATGATTGGGGTGAAACGATGA
- the ilvN gene encoding acetolactate synthase small subunit — MKRRIVSATVNNQSGVLHRITGLFTKRQFNIESITVGVTEIEGVSKMTFVVNVEDDRQVEQLIKQLNKQIDVLKVSDITDQAIVARELALIKVISNAQTRSEISGIVELFRASIIDVSRESVTVQVTGDSEKMDAIIDLLRPYGIKELARTGITAFPRGSQKSVANMKQYSLLK; from the coding sequence ATGAAACGTCGAATTGTTTCAGCCACTGTAAATAACCAAAGTGGTGTATTACATCGAATTACCGGTTTGTTTACAAAAAGGCAATTTAACATTGAAAGTATTACTGTTGGAGTAACGGAAATTGAAGGTGTTTCCAAAATGACCTTTGTTGTCAATGTGGAAGATGACCGCCAAGTAGAGCAACTTATAAAGCAACTAAACAAACAAATTGATGTTTTGAAAGTTTCTGATATTACAGACCAAGCAATTGTTGCGAGAGAGTTAGCACTAATTAAAGTTATTAGTAATGCGCAAACACGAAGTGAGATTAGTGGCATAGTCGAACTATTCCGAGCGTCCATTATTGACGTATCAAGGGAAAGTGTCACCGTTCAAGTAACTGGTGATTCCGAGAAGATGGATGCAATTATTGACTTATTGAGACCTTACGGAATTAAAGAGCTAGCTAGAACTGGAATTACCGCTTTCCCAAGAGGCTCACAAAAATCAGTTGCCAATATGAAGCAATACTCATTATTAAAATAA
- the ilvC gene encoding ketol-acid reductoisomerase — protein MAKVYYNGDINEAVLKGRKVAVIGYGSQGHAHAQNLRDSGFEVVVGLRQGKSWNSAVEDGFDVKTVHEASAEADVIMVLLPDEMQPQVYKNEIEPNLQAGKALVFAHGFNVHFNQIVPPHDVDVFLVAPKGPGHLVRRTFEEGAGVPALIGVYQDVSGTAKDLALAYAKGVGAARAGVLETSFKEETETDLFGEQAVLCGGLTSLVKAGFETLTEAGYQPEVAYFECLHELKLIVDLMYEDGLAGMRYSISDTAQWGDFVSGPRVVDEDTKKRMKDILTDIQDGKFAKGWILENQLNRPEFHAINEREKNHPIEVVGKELRAMMPFVKKQTKKEVVASAKN, from the coding sequence ATGGCAAAAGTATATTATAACGGTGATATTAACGAGGCAGTATTAAAAGGAAGAAAGGTAGCAGTAATTGGATATGGATCTCAAGGTCATGCACATGCACAAAACTTACGTGATAGTGGTTTCGAAGTAGTTGTTGGTCTTCGTCAAGGAAAATCATGGAACTCTGCAGTTGAAGATGGTTTTGACGTAAAAACAGTTCATGAAGCGAGTGCAGAAGCAGACGTTATTATGGTACTACTTCCAGACGAAATGCAGCCACAAGTTTATAAAAACGAGATTGAACCAAATTTACAAGCTGGCAAAGCTTTAGTATTTGCTCATGGATTTAACGTTCATTTTAACCAAATTGTTCCTCCACATGATGTAGACGTATTTTTAGTAGCACCAAAAGGACCAGGACATTTAGTTCGTCGTACATTTGAAGAAGGGGCAGGAGTACCTGCATTAATCGGTGTATACCAAGATGTATCAGGAACTGCGAAAGATTTAGCACTTGCTTATGCGAAAGGTGTTGGAGCTGCACGTGCTGGTGTTCTCGAAACTTCATTTAAAGAAGAAACAGAAACGGATTTATTCGGAGAGCAAGCAGTCCTTTGTGGTGGCTTAACATCTCTAGTAAAAGCAGGTTTTGAAACGTTAACGGAAGCTGGATATCAGCCAGAAGTTGCCTATTTTGAATGTTTACATGAGTTAAAGTTAATTGTTGATTTAATGTATGAAGATGGTTTAGCAGGAATGAGATACTCTATTTCTGATACAGCTCAATGGGGAGATTTTGTATCTGGACCTAGAGTAGTAGACGAAGATACGAAGAAACGAATGAAAGATATTTTAACAGACATTCAAGATGGGAAATTTGCGAAAGGTTGGATTTTAGAAAACCAACTTAATCGCCCAGAGTTCCACGCTATTAACGAACGTGAAAAGAACCACCCAATCGAAGTTGTTGGAAAGGAACTACGCGCAATGATGCCATTTGTAAAAAAACAAACAAAAAAGGAAGTGGTAGCAAGTGCGAAAAATTGA
- a CDS encoding 2-isopropylmalate synthase codes for MRKIDVFDTTLRDGEQSAGVNLNTVEKLEIAKQLERLGVDIMEAGFPAASKGDLEAVKLIAQTVKNSSVTGLARSNKKDIDAAWEALKYSAEPRLHIFLATSPIHMTYKLKMTPDEVIDAAVSSVKYARQYFPQVQWSAEDACRSDLNFLVKIVSEVIDAGATVINLPDTVGYRSPQEYGKLFKYLRSYVKNIDKVKLSAHCHDDLGMATANTLAAIENGATQVEGTINGIGERAGNASLEEVAVALHIRKDYYEAETHLKLDEIKRTSNLVSKLSGMIVPANKAVVGANAFAHESGIHQDGVLKEKSTYEIITPELIGVKSNSLVLGKHSGRHAFKNKALELGFQLADEELNEVFKLFKDLSDKKKEITEEDLLELLTDKQTEKDEQKKYEFTSLQVQYGTANIPTATLVVTTKDGEKIQEAATGSGSVEAIYNTLERIVEEPVQLLDYKLNSVGSGRDALANVFVKVLYNGVESSGRGTAQDVLEASARAYINAVNRVCKFESRKVKQKVHL; via the coding sequence GTGCGAAAAATTGACGTATTTGATACAACGCTAAGAGACGGCGAACAATCAGCGGGTGTTAATTTAAATACGGTCGAAAAATTGGAAATAGCAAAGCAGTTAGAACGTCTTGGAGTTGATATTATGGAGGCTGGCTTTCCCGCAGCCTCCAAAGGTGACCTTGAGGCAGTGAAATTAATCGCGCAAACTGTTAAAAATAGTTCCGTAACAGGACTAGCGCGCTCGAACAAAAAGGATATCGATGCAGCGTGGGAAGCATTAAAATATTCGGCTGAACCAAGATTGCATATCTTCCTAGCAACGTCTCCAATCCACATGACTTATAAGTTAAAAATGACACCTGATGAAGTAATCGATGCTGCAGTAAGTAGTGTGAAATATGCCCGTCAATATTTCCCTCAAGTGCAATGGTCCGCAGAGGATGCTTGTCGATCCGATTTAAATTTTTTAGTGAAAATTGTATCAGAAGTCATTGATGCAGGAGCAACGGTGATCAACTTACCAGACACAGTCGGTTACCGTAGCCCACAAGAATATGGAAAGCTATTTAAATACTTACGTTCGTACGTTAAAAATATCGATAAAGTTAAACTATCTGCCCATTGCCACGATGATCTCGGAATGGCGACAGCTAATACACTCGCTGCAATTGAGAATGGTGCTACTCAAGTAGAAGGTACTATTAATGGAATCGGTGAACGCGCAGGTAATGCCTCTCTTGAAGAGGTAGCGGTCGCGCTTCATATCCGCAAAGACTATTACGAAGCAGAAACTCACCTAAAGCTAGATGAAATTAAACGAACAAGTAACCTTGTGAGCAAATTATCTGGAATGATTGTTCCAGCTAATAAAGCGGTCGTTGGAGCAAATGCATTTGCCCACGAATCAGGCATTCATCAAGACGGTGTGTTAAAAGAAAAATCAACATATGAAATCATTACGCCAGAATTAATTGGTGTGAAATCAAATAGTTTAGTTCTTGGAAAACATTCCGGTCGACATGCTTTCAAAAATAAAGCGCTAGAGCTTGGATTCCAATTAGCAGATGAAGAATTAAACGAAGTGTTTAAACTATTCAAAGACCTTTCAGATAAGAAAAAGGAAATTACGGAAGAAGATTTGCTTGAGCTATTAACAGATAAACAAACGGAAAAAGACGAACAGAAAAAATATGAGTTTACTAGTTTACAAGTCCAATATGGAACGGCTAACATCCCTACGGCGACATTAGTTGTGACAACAAAGGATGGAGAAAAAATCCAAGAAGCTGCTACTGGCTCAGGTAGTGTAGAAGCAATTTATAATACACTCGAGCGTATCGTGGAGGAACCAGTTCAGCTATTAGATTATAAATTAAACTCCGTCGGTAGTGGACGTGATGCATTAGCAAATGTGTTCGTAAAAGTGTTGTATAACGGAGTGGAATCAAGTGGAAGAGGAACGGCACAGGACGTATTAGAAGCTTCTGCCAGAGCATATATCAATGCAGTCAATCGCGTTTGTAAGTTTGAGAGTAGAAAAGTAAAACAAAAAGTACATTTATAA
- the leuB gene encoding 3-isopropylmalate dehydrogenase → MGARKKITVLPGDGIGPEVVSGAIKVLKAVAQKYGHQFEFVKASIGGAAIDQYDTPLPQKTIEACKSSDAVLLGAVGGPKWDGNPSHLRPERGLLAIRKELGLFANLRPVTAFESLIASSPLKKEVVQNVDLMIVRELTGGLYFGKPSERRGEDQSYVVDTLQYSRKEIEQIVEKAFELASVRRKKLTSVDKANVLESSKMWREIVEEKAAFYPDVEVEHILVDAAAMKLIQNPKQFDVVVTENMFGDILSDEASMLTGSLGMLPSASLRNDSFGLYEPIHGSAPDIAGQNKANPLAMILSAAMMLKYSFSMEKEAETIERAVNDVLNAGYRTGDIQSEGSTVVGTDKMIELVVNQLEDDAIVGILACYA, encoded by the coding sequence ATGGGAGCGCGAAAAAAAATAACGGTCTTACCTGGTGATGGAATTGGTCCAGAGGTTGTTAGTGGAGCAATTAAAGTTTTAAAAGCTGTAGCGCAAAAGTACGGTCATCAATTTGAATTTGTGAAAGCTTCTATCGGAGGGGCTGCCATTGATCAATACGATACACCTCTTCCGCAAAAGACGATAGAAGCTTGTAAAAGTAGTGATGCTGTCCTTCTAGGAGCAGTTGGGGGGCCGAAATGGGACGGAAATCCTTCTCATTTACGACCAGAGCGCGGTTTACTCGCGATTAGGAAGGAGTTAGGACTTTTCGCGAATTTACGTCCGGTAACAGCATTTGAAAGTCTTATTGCATCTTCTCCATTAAAGAAAGAAGTTGTTCAAAATGTAGATTTAATGATTGTAAGGGAACTAACAGGTGGACTTTATTTCGGAAAACCTAGTGAGCGTAGAGGTGAAGATCAATCCTATGTTGTCGATACTCTACAATATTCGAGAAAAGAGATTGAACAAATTGTTGAAAAAGCATTTGAGTTAGCTTCTGTGCGAAGAAAAAAATTAACATCTGTAGATAAAGCAAATGTTTTAGAATCAAGCAAGATGTGGAGAGAAATTGTTGAGGAAAAAGCAGCCTTCTATCCAGATGTAGAGGTTGAACATATTTTAGTCGACGCTGCTGCGATGAAACTAATTCAAAACCCAAAACAATTTGATGTCGTCGTTACGGAAAATATGTTTGGTGATATTTTAAGTGATGAAGCGTCGATGTTAACAGGCTCACTAGGGATGCTTCCGTCAGCAAGCTTACGAAATGATAGCTTCGGGTTATATGAACCAATTCACGGCTCAGCTCCTGATATTGCTGGGCAAAATAAAGCGAACCCATTAGCGATGATTTTATCGGCGGCAATGATGTTAAAATATTCATTTTCAATGGAAAAAGAAGCAGAAACAATTGAGCGTGCGGTAAATGATGTGTTAAATGCTGGATACCGGACTGGAGATATTCAATCAGAGGGTAGTACAGTAGTAGGAACGGATAAGATGATTGAGCTTGTTGTTAATCAATTAGAAGATGACGCAATTGTAGGGATTTTAGCTTGCTATGCATAA